Below is a genomic region from Deltaproteobacteria bacterium CG2_30_66_27.
TTCTACTCCGGCGTCCGCCCCGCGGTCAACGTCGGTTTGTCGGTCTCCCGCGTCGGCGGCAACGCGCAGATCAAGGCGATGAAACAGGTCGCCGGACGGCTGCGTCTGGAACTGGCGCAATATCGCGAGATGGCGGCCTTCGCCCAGTTCGGCTCCGACCTCGACAAGACCACGCAGATGCAGCTCGCCCGCGGCGCGCGCCTGGTCGAGATGCTCAAGCAGGCCCAGTACCAGCCGCAGACGGTCGAGCAGCAGGTCGTGACGATCTTCGCCGCGACGAACGGGTTCGTCGACGGATGCGAGGTCGGCTCCCTCGCCAGGTTCGAGACGGAGCTGTTCTCCTTCATGAAGGACAAGCACGGGGCGCTCCTCGCCGAGATCCGGGAGAAGAAACAGATCAACGACGAGATCAAGGCGAAGCTTTCGGCGGCGATGGAAGAGTTCAAAGGGATGTTCAAGGAAGCATAGCCCATGGCGAACCTTCGCGCGATCCGGAAGCGGATCAGCAGCGTAAAAAGCACCCAGCAGATCACCCGGGCGATGAAGATGGTCTCCGCCGCGAAGCTGCGGCGCGCCCAGGACGGCATCAACGCCGCGCGGCCCTACGCCCGCAAGATGCGCGAGGTGGTCACGGCGGTCGCCGGCCGGGCAGGGTCCGACGCGCACCCCCTGCTGACGGCGCGGGAGGTTAAAAAGCTCGCCCTGCTGGTGGTCACCTCCGACCGCGGCCTCTGCGGATCCTTCAACTCGGGGCTCACCCGCGCCGTGTACCGGTTCCTCAACGAGCACCGCGGCGGGTACGAGGAGATCACCCTGTTCGTCGTCGGGCGCAAGGGACGCGACTTCTTCCGGCGCCGCGAGATCCCGATCCGCAAGGAGTACATCGGGGTCCTCGGGTCCCTTTCCCGGCGCCACGCGGAGACGGTCGCGAACGACCTGGTCGCGGGGTTCCTCGCCGGAGAGTTCGACGAGGTACAAATCGCCTTCAACGAATTCCGGTCGGCCATCTCCCAGATCGTCCGGTTCGAGAAGATGTTCCCCATCGCGCTGGAGTCGTCCGGGGAGGCCGGCGGGGACGACATCGACTACCTGTACGAGCCTTCCCGGGGCGAGATCCTGGCGACGCTGCTCCCGAAGTACGTGCAGACGGAGATCCTCCGCGTCCTCCTCGAATCGGTGGCGGGGGAGCACGGCGCCCGGATGACGGCGATGGACTCGGCGACGAACAACTCCGTCGACATGATTTCACGGCTCACGCTGCAGATGAACCGCGCACGGCAGGCGACGATCACCACCGAACTCACCGAGATCGTCAGCGGCGCCGAGGCGCTCAAGGGATAAAAGGAGGCGAAGGGATCATGAACAAGGGGAAAATCGTCCAGGTCATCGGGCCCGTGGTCGACGTCCGGTTCGAGGCCGAACATCTGCCGGCGCTCTACAACGCGATCCGGATCTCCAACCCGAGCATCAGCGACAAGGAGGGGAACCTCACCGTCGAGGTCGCCCAGCACCTGGGGGACAACGTCGTCCGCTGCGTCGCAATGGACTCGACCGACGGCCTGGTCCGCGGCATGGACGCGATCGACACGGGCGGGCCCATCATGATCCCGGTCGGTCCCGAGACGCTGGGCCGGATCATGAACGTGATCGGCGAGCCGGTCGACGAGGGCGGCGCGATCACGACCAAGATCCGCTACCCGATCCACCGTCCCGCCCCAACCTTCGACGAGCAGTCCACCAAGGTCGAGATCCTCGAGACGGGGATCAAGGTCGTCGACCTCCTCGCCCCCTACTCGAAGGGCGGAAAGGTCGGCCTGTTCGGCGGCGCCGGCGTGGGCAAGACC
It encodes:
- a CDS encoding ATP synthase F1 subunit gamma; protein product: MANLRAIRKRISSVKSTQQITRAMKMVSAAKLRRAQDGINAARPYARKMREVVTAVAGRAGSDAHPLLTAREVKKLALLVVTSDRGLCGSFNSGLTRAVYRFLNEHRGGYEEITLFVVGRKGRDFFRRREIPIRKEYIGVLGSLSRRHAETVANDLVAGFLAGEFDEVQIAFNEFRSAISQIVRFEKMFPIALESSGEAGGDDIDYLYEPSRGEILATLLPKYVQTEILRVLLESVAGEHGARMTAMDSATNNSVDMISRLTLQMNRARQATITTELTEIVSGAEALKG